One segment of Stomatobaculum sp. F0698 DNA contains the following:
- a CDS encoding UbiA prenyltransferase family protein, with the protein MKKYLDLLRVKHYLKNILVFTPIFFNQTLFTEKFAIALIGFFSLCLISSTVYILNDIQDAPKDRLHPTKRFRPIADGSIHILQARVIGGFCLFLSLTLSYLAGGVSGLLLILMYFVLNVSYSFGLKNQPLIDVIILASGFIIRVIYGAVLTQIPISGWLYLTIWTGAFYMGLGKRRNEIARQGGMKETRKVLQYYSYSFLDKNMYVCIALAIVFYAMWAVEHESVLFIWSVPILMILLMKYSLDIEGDSDGDPIEVITHDKALIFLIIAFVAYLGYIIYA; encoded by the coding sequence ATGAAAAAATACCTTGATTTACTGCGAGTTAAGCATTATCTCAAGAATATACTGGTATTCACACCGATCTTCTTCAATCAGACTTTGTTTACCGAAAAGTTTGCGATAGCGCTGATCGGCTTTTTTTCGTTGTGCCTGATATCCTCGACGGTTTATATTTTAAATGATATACAGGATGCACCCAAGGATCGTCTACACCCGACAAAACGCTTCCGTCCGATTGCCGACGGAAGCATCCATATCTTACAAGCCAGAGTGATCGGTGGCTTTTGCCTGTTCCTGTCGTTGACGCTATCGTATCTTGCAGGAGGTGTATCCGGGCTGCTTTTGATTTTGATGTATTTTGTGCTAAATGTTTCATACAGTTTCGGGCTCAAGAACCAGCCCTTGATTGATGTTATTATTTTGGCCTCCGGATTTATCATCCGCGTTATTTACGGCGCTGTCTTGACCCAAATTCCAATCTCGGGTTGGCTCTACCTCACCATATGGACAGGCGCTTTCTATATGGGACTGGGAAAACGCAGAAATGAAATCGCAAGACAGGGAGGTATGAAAGAGACGCGGAAAGTGTTGCAGTATTATTCGTACAGCTTTCTGGACAAAAATATGTACGTCTGCATTGCGCTAGCCATTGTTTTTTATGCAATGTGGGCGGTAGAGCATGAGAGTGTCTTATTTATCTGGTCTGTGCCGATTTTGATGATACTCCTCATGAAGTACAGCCTGGATATTGAGGGGGATTCGGACGGAGATCCGATTGAAGTTATCACGCACGATAAAGCTCTGATTTTTCTCATCATTGCGTTCGTTGCGTATCTCGGCTATATCATTTACGCATAA
- a CDS encoding GtrA family protein, which yields MENTREDIFDRMMGLPGLRILKPWYSKHKEVLLYLFFGGLAVFLNLALFVLFTKRFGWGALFANVVDWVICVLFQFITNKTWVFDATTDTAKGFWAQLAGFFSGRLLTLGVEELMLFVFIDRLHWSSLLVKLIAQIVVIVSNYVISKFFVFKQK from the coding sequence ATGGAAAACACACGTGAAGACATTTTTGATCGCATGATGGGCTTGCCGGGACTGCGAATTTTAAAGCCCTGGTACAGTAAACACAAGGAAGTACTCCTGTATCTCTTCTTCGGGGGCCTGGCAGTCTTTCTGAATTTGGCGCTATTTGTTCTCTTCACGAAGCGCTTTGGCTGGGGTGCGCTCTTTGCCAACGTTGTGGACTGGGTTATCTGCGTGTTGTTCCAGTTTATTACGAACAAGACCTGGGTCTTCGATGCTACAACGGATACGGCCAAGGGCTTCTGGGCACAGCTGGCCGGTTTCTTCAGCGGACGCCTGTTGACCCTTGGTGTGGAAGAATTGATGTTGTTTGTGTTCATCGACCGTCTGCACTGGAGCAGCCTTCTGGTGAAGCTGATTGCACAGATTGTGGTCATTGTTTCGAATTATGTGATTAGCAAGTTCTTCGTATTCAAGCAAAAATGA